In the Sarcophilus harrisii chromosome 1, mSarHar1.11, whole genome shotgun sequence genome, one interval contains:
- the LOC100930948 gene encoding LOW QUALITY PROTEIN: vomeronasal type-1 receptor 4-like (The sequence of the model RefSeq protein was modified relative to this genomic sequence to represent the inferred CDS: deleted 1 base in 1 codon) has protein sequence MLPKNICLGIMFLIATTVGTIANLFLFTSYMLKVLAGRKMSSFILIFIQLTLVNTILLVTKGIPQILQGLGRKHFLDDVGCKVVFYLRKVSEGLSISLTCLLCTFQAITISHGNSRWTKFKVRVIQHTTHCYLFCWILNLMIEIPVPVRVRGPKSNSNIINAFDDVFCTLEHIIDIYLIMTISRNVLCLGFMGFASGYMVLLLHKHHQHAQKIRSTNLSSGKHPEIRAIQTILLLMNTFVSFYVFTSIFTLCLSYLNQKFSWMLPTAIFMSLCYPTISPFVLLIPRVLSNPSIVWIKKKILILTLVSTLIMEASIEPQ, from the exons ATGCTTCCAAAAAATATCTGTTTGGGGATCATGTTTCTTATTGCAACCACAGTAGGAACTATAGCAAACCTTTTCCTCTTTACCTCTTATATGTTAAAAGTCCTTGCTGGTCGCAAGATGAgttcttttattctcattttcattcAGCTGACCTTGGTGAACACCATTCTCCTTGTTACCAAGGGAATCCCTCAAATATTGCAGGGTCTGGGGAGGAAGCATTTCCTGGATGATGTTGGTTGTAAAGTTGTATTTTATCTTCGCAAAGTGAGTGAGGGCCTTTCAATTTCTTTGACTTGCCTCCTATGTACCTTTCAGGCCATCACCATCAGTCATGGTAATTCCAGATGGACAAAGTTCAAAGTCAGAGTCATACAACATACCACCCACTgctatctcttttgctggatTCTCAATCTGATGATAGAAATTCCTGTACCAGTAAGAGTAAGAGGTCCAAAAAGCAATAGCAACATTATAAATGCATTTGATGATGTATTTTGTACTTTAGAACacattatagatatttatttgaTAATGACCATTTCGAGAAATGTGCTTTGTTTGGGGTTCATGGGCTTTGCTAGTGGCTACATGGTGCTTCTCCTACACAAACACCACCAGCATGCACAGAAAATTAGGAGCACCAACCTCTCATCTGGAAAGCACCCTGAGATCAGAGCCATCCAAACTATCCTTTTACTGATGAACACATTTGTCAGCTTTTATGTGTTCACTTCTATTTTTACTCTTTGTCTCAGTTATTTGAATCAAAAGTTTTCCTGGATGTTGCCTACTGCTATTTTTATGTCACTATGTTATCCAACCATCAGTCCCTTTGTGTTG TTAATACCCAGAGTTCTCAGTAATCCCTCAATTGtctggatcaaaaaaaaaatcctcattctcACATTGGTGTCAACTCTAATCATGGAGGCATCAATAGAACCTCAATGA